The window TCGCTCTTTTCGCTGGTCGGAACGACTTTCGGCGGAGGTGATGGTTCGACCACGTTCAATTTGCCCGACAAGCGCGGGCGCGCCTCTGTTGCAGCTGATGCCGGCGCTGGCCGGATTAGTGGAGCTGGGTTCAACTCGGTCGGTATCAGCGGCGTTGGTGGTTTGGAAAGTGTTACGTTGACTGCCACCCAGATCCCGGTGATTACGTCGGTAAACCCGAGCGCGATCGGAGTTAACGTCACCACCAACCAAAAGGTTGTGAACGGCGTCAATCAGGGGTCGGCAGCAGCGGGCGGGACGCAGGTTACGGCCGCAGACCCGGGCTCGGGGGGCGCGCTTAGCCAAGTCGCGGCAAGTGGCAACCTCGCTCCGGGCGCTGTAGCGGTGACGTCGAATAATACCGGCGGCAGCTCGCATCTGAACGTCCAGCCGTCGATCGTCTGCAACTACATCATCAGGATTATCTAGGACACCTATCAACCAAAGAAGCGATTGACTTGGCCGAACTTAAACCTTTAGTTGAGTTTCGGAATATTGCGGTCAAGTTTTGAAATGTCGCGGTTGAATTGGATTTTTCTCGCTCTGTTTCTGGGGCAGTTGCCGATCTTGGTGCTAGCTCATGGTTTTGGGGCAGGTTCCGGGGTCTCAGCCGTCTATATGATCGGGGCGTTGGCTTTGCTGCTGATGAGCGGCAATTGGCGCGGGTTGACGCTGCTCCCGGCGGATCTCGCGTTCCTTGTTTTTGCAGCCGCGATTGGGTGCTCAACCTGGGGTAACGGGTTAACGGCGCCTCTGAAAGAGTACGTTCTGCTCGGCCTCTCCCTTGGGGCTTACGTGGCCGGGCGAACATTTCCACTGGAAACCCCCGATCGTTGGTTCCGTGCGCCCTTGTTGCTGGTCCTGGTGGTCGGAAGCATCTTAGTCGCGAACGCGCTGATTGTGCAGTGGAACGACCGCCATGGGAAGCCGCTCCTGTTCGACAAATTCGACGCTGCGCCCGTTCAGTTCATGACATGCGCAGCATTCTTGTTGTTTGCAGCCATAAACGGAAGGCTAAGCCGAGCTGAGGCGGTAATCATACTTGGGCTGTGTTCGATCTCGCTCATGATCTTTGCGGCCTCGCAGGTGCGATTTGCCTTTGTGGCAATGACGGTCGCTATTGTTCTCGGCCGATCATCGAAAATTTCACGCCCTGTGATGTTCTGCGGGGCCGTGCTTCTTGCGTTTGCGATACTCGGGCTCGTCGTCCGTTGGCACACCACATTAGCATACCTTCAACAACTGGTGGGCGCTGCCGGCTGTGATGGCGATAGCTCAATTGGAATTCGCAAGCAGCTCTACGTTGATGCGTTCGGGCTGCTGCCATCTTCTGGATGGTTTGGCCGCGGCTTGGACGCTTTTATGAGCCATTCTTGCGTGCAGGCTACGGAAGTCCACAATTCGATCCTGCAGGCT of the Bradyrhizobium quebecense genome contains:
- a CDS encoding O-antigen ligase family protein is translated as MSRLNWIFLALFLGQLPILVLAHGFGAGSGVSAVYMIGALALLLMSGNWRGLTLLPADLAFLVFAAAIGCSTWGNGLTAPLKEYVLLGLSLGAYVAGRTFPLETPDRWFRAPLLLVLVVGSILVANALIVQWNDRHGKPLLFDKFDAAPVQFMTCAAFLLFAAINGRLSRAEAVIILGLCSISLMIFAASQVRFAFVAMTVAIVLGRSSKISRPVMFCGAVLLAFAILGLVVRWHTTLAYLQQLVGAAGCDGDSSIGIRKQLYVDAFGLLPSSGWFGRGLDAFMSHSCVQATEVHNSILQAVIEFGWVGGAAFAVLIFGSLAVRSPFVLTGLLFELAISMAYGRISRDGALLFFVGYAVQFASRPATAPVADAEYRAVQTAQ